A region of the Acidobacteriota bacterium genome:
TCATCTGTGATGCTGTCCGCACGCCCATCGGCTCGTACGGGGGCTCTCTCGCGCAGGTTCGCACCGATGACCTCGCGGCCATCCCGATCCGCGCGTTGATTCAGAGGCATCCCGGTCTGGACATCGCGCGGATCGACGATGTGATCTTGGGATGCGCCAACCAGGCGGGTGAGGATAACCGCAATGTCGCGCGGATGGCGTTGCTGCTGGCCGGCCTTCCGGTAAGCGTGGCGGGCGCGACGGTAAACAGGCTGTGCGGCTCAGGCATGGATGCCATCGCCGTCGCTGCCCGGGCCATCGTCGCCGGCGAACAGGACCTGCTCGTCGCGGGCGGCGTCGAGTCGATGTCGCGCGCCCCATTCGCCATGCCCAAGGCCACAACCCCCTTCAGCCGGAAAGCCGAGATCTTCGATACCACCATCGGCTGGCGATTCGTCAACGAGTTGATGCACAAGCAGTACGGCACCGATTCAATGCCCGAGACGGCCGAGAACGTGGCGGAGGAGTTCCGCATCTCCCGCGAGGATCAGGACCGGTTCGCGGCGTGGAGCCAGGCCAAGACGGCAGCGGCCCAGGAAAAGGGACTATTCGCCGACGAAATCACACCGGTGGTCATCCCGCGCTCGAAACAGGATCCGTTGACGGTGGATCGGGATGAACATCCCCGACCAGGCACCACGATCGACAAGCTGAGCAAGCTGCCGGCGCTCTTCCGCAAGAATGGAACGGTGACGGCTGGCAATTCGTCCGGCATCAATGACGGCGCGTGCGCGGTCCTGGTGGCATCCGAGGCGGCCGCACGTGCAGACGGCCTCACACCGCGAGCCCGCGTGGTCGGGACGGCCACGGTCGGCGTGCCGCCTCGCATCATGGGAATCGGGCCCGTCCCTGCCACCAGGGCGCTTCTCGCGCGAACGGGACTGACGCTTGATCAGATGGACGTGATCGAGTTCAACGAGGCGTTCGCGGCCCAGGCGCTGGCCGTGACGCGCGAACTCGGACTGGCCGACGATGACGCGCGTGTCAATCCGAACGGCGGCGCGATTGCCCTTGGCCATCCGCTCGGCATGAGCGGTGCGCGCCTGGTCACAACGGCTCTGTACCAGTTGCACCGCACGCGCGGTCGTTACGCGCTCTGCAGCATGTGCATCGGCGTCGGCCAGGGCATCGCGATGATCCTCGAACGGGTGTGAATAGGGACGGGGTTCGGGATTCGGGCTTCGGGCCCCTGCTCACCGGCGCCGACAGGACGCGACGTGGGAGCGACGCCGGTGAACAGTGACGCGGCGGTTCGTCTTACGTCCTTCTACCGTCTGCTGACTACCGACTACTGACTGCTTGAGGCGCGTTGCCGGACCCCCTCTATTCAGGCACCCGCTCGACCTTGGCGCCGAGCGCCAGCAGGTGGTCGACCACCGACGAGTAGCCACGCTCGACGGTTTCGAGCGGCCGCACGCGGCTGTGGCCATCGGCGGCCAACGCTGCCGCAATCAAGGCCATGCCCGAGCGCAGATCGCGTCCGTCCAATTGCCGGCCGCGCAACCGGGTCGGTCCGGTGATGATGATGCGATGGGGGTCGCAGAGGAAGAAGTCGGCTCCCATCCCGCTCAATTGCTCCAGCGCGAAGAGGCGTAGCTCGTACATCCAATCGTGGATGAGCGTGCGGCCTCTGGCTTGCGTGGCCAGCACGGCGAGCAGACTGACGAAGTCGCTTGGGAATCCCGGCCAGAGCCCCGTCGCCAGCCGGCCGAGGCCAACCGGCGTCGACGGCAGGACGTGCAGCCCGTCGCTGTCGAGCCGGCATCGCACCTGCATCCGTTCGAGCACAGAGGTGACGGGCTCCAGATCTTCGGGACGGGCCCCGGTAATCTCGGCGGCCCCGCCGGTCACGGCGGTCACAACTGCCCAGCTCCCCGCTTCGAGATAGTCGCCGCTGAGTTGATGGGTGGCGCCGCCCAGCCGCATGCCGCCCTCAACGCTGATGGTCGACGTGCCCGCTCCCTCGACGCCGACGCCGAGCTGCTGGAGGAAGCGGCACAGCTCAGCCACGTGCGGTTCGCAGGCAGCGTGCCGCAATTGGGTGCGACCAGGAGCTGCAGCCGCTGCCAGCAGCGCCGTTTCGGTGCCGGTCACTGACGCTTCCTCGAGATACAGCGAGACAGGCCTCAAGCCGTCCGGCGTTTCGAGCACGTGCCCGGGGGCGTCCACCAGGCGCGCGCCCATTGCGGTCAGGGCCTGCAAATGCGTGGAGAGGGTGCGCCGAGTCGGAAAATCGCCGCCCGGATCGGCCAGCCTGGCCGAACCGCACCTGGCCAGCAGCGGCCCGAGCAGCAGCACCGACCCCCGCAAGCGTCCGACCAGCATCGCGTCGGGCTCATCTGTGACGACCTGCGGGCAACGCACCCGCAAGGTGGACGTCCCAATGCCATCGACCTCAGCGCCCAGATCAACCAGCAGGGCCGCCATCACCTCGACGTCACGAATGCGCGGCATGTTGGTGAGCACGCACTCCTGATCGGTGAGCAGGCACGCCGCCAGCAGCGGCAGCGCGGCGTTTTTGTTGCCTTCAACGGCCACCCGGCCTTCGAGACGATGGCCCCCTTCAACAAGCAGCGTGGACACGGCTTACACCTTCCTGATCAGAACTCGCCCAGATAGACGATCTCGTCGCGCAGTTGGACACCGAACCGGGCGAAGACCTCGCGCCGGCACGTCTCGACCAATCGTCGAACATCGGCGGCGGTCGCCCCACCCTGATTGACGATAAAATTCGCGTGCACGGGCGACACACAGGCGCCGCCGACCGTCCGACCTTTCAATCCAGCCTGATCGATCAAGGCCCCCGCCGACCACGGCAGACCGGCGGGAAGACGGTCGCGCGCGGGATCCGGATTCTGAAACGCGCATCCGGCGCTCCGCATGTGGAGCGGCTGGGTCTGCTTACGGTGCACCAGCGATTGACGGGCGACGGCGCGAAGTCCGGCGGAGTCGCAACCCGGCACAACGCGAACGACAGCCCGGAGCAGGATCTCGCCCGTCTTCTGGAGGCGACTCGTATCGTACCCGAACGCCATCTCAGTGGCTGGCACATCAGCCACGGAGCCATCGCGTCGCAACAGCGAGACAGCCGAGACCCACTCGCTGATCAGGTGGCCGCCATAGTGGGCATTTCCATGGATGGCGCCGCCGATCGTGCCGGGCGTGCCGGCCCACGCCTCGAGGCCGCCAAGGCCGCGGGTGATCGTCCACCGGACCAGTCCATTGATGGTCACCCCGGCATCGGCGCACACGAGCCCGTCGCCGACGCTCGCGACCCGCGTCGCCTTTGGCCGGATGACCAACCCGCCGACACCGCGGTCAGCCACGAGGACATTCGTGCCTCCCCCGAGCAGCGTCACGGGAATGCCATCTTCACGCGCGATCGTCACGGCCAGCACGAGTTCGTCCGTCGTCTGCGCGTCGAACAGCGCGTCGGCCGGCCCGCCGATGCCGAAGCTGGTCAGCGGCGCGAGCGGGACGCTGGCGCCTATCCTGTCGGCACCGAACGCTGCGCGCAATCGGTCGAGGCTCATTGCCATGAAGGATGCCGTTAGCCTGGCGGCGGGACACTGCAGAGCGTCGCACGCCTCGGGTTGTTCAGGTCGACCGTCGCCCGCGCGAGACCAAACAGCAGCTTGCGCCCGAGGTTCAGCGTAGTCGTCGAGTAGTCGCCGCCATCATTGACGGCGATGCTGATACGCACGACCCGTCGCTCGGGCCGGCGCCACATATCGGCGCCAATTCCGTCCTCCGCGAACCGGCGGGTGAGCGCGGCTGCCTGGGCGCGGTCGGCAGTATCGTAGACGTCAGTCACGACGCGCGGCTGACCTGTTCCGGCTGTCGACGTGACGGCCGGCGAAAACGCATCCTCGCTGGCCGCGTAGATGACCATGCTGGCGTCGAAGGCCCGATAGTTGTCGATCCGAGCGATCGTGGCCCCGGAACCGAGCGGGAGCGAGACATCCTTCCAGCCCGTATTGCCCACATCCTCGCAACGGCCCGCAAACGTCATCCGATAGAGCGGAAGCTGACGCATGTCGATCGGCACACGAAGCCCGTTCGCCATGTCGATAGACGAGGCATCCACCAGCCTCCCGCCTGCCGTCAGCACAGCAATCACGATACCCGACGCGGCACGCACGACGTCGCGGCCACCCAACGACACGACGGCCCCGTCGTCTCCCGCCGACACTCGGAGATCGACGGCGGCGACGGTGTCGGTCTGTCCGATCCTGGTGTTGGCCTGAACCATAATCCCTGTGGCGCCGGGCGCAAGCATGACGGCCGAACCAGCCGGCCCACCGCTGACGCCAATCACGCCGATTGCCGTTCCGGCTGCGACTCCAGCCGCGCCGGTCGCGCCGATGCGTTTCATGGACCGCAGTACCGACGGAGGCAGCGACGCCACCGTCCCGGGCGTCCCAGCCACTGCCACCACCCAGCCCGGCCGCACGGTCTCGAGATACCCGGACAACGGCTGGCCGAGAAGGTGCACGGGCTCGAACACCAGGCCGTGCCCTTCGAGTTGGGTCTTCGCTGTCGAAAACGCGAACAGGCTGTACCCCCGGTCGATGTAGCTCCTGACCTGCTCCACGTCGAGACCGACATGGCGAATGTCGCGTCCCCGGGCGGCCTCCGCGCCGAGCAGTTCATAGAACACGACCTGGTCGATGGCGTATTCCTCGGCCGGGATGACGGCTTTGGGCGGGAGGATCTCGAACAGCGATCCGAAGTAGATGTCCTCGAAGACTCGACGCGAGTGATTGTTGACGGTGAAGTTGGCGGCCACCTGCCAGGACGGAATCGCCACCGCCAGCGCCAGGAGCAGTCCCGTCGCTACCCGCCGCAGTTTGGTCCGGTCGGCCAACTGAAACAGGGCGTGCAGCCCGACGCCTACAATCGGCCAGGCGAACGCGAAGGCTGGCAGGATGAAGCCTTCACTATCAGCCGACACGTTGAGCGTGATCAGGGAGATGCCAAGCAGTCCCAGTACAAACAGACTCAGTTCGCGCCAGCGTGTCCGAAACAGCCATACCACCCCAACCGCCAGAAGCACGGCACCCACAACCGTGAGTTCCTGCCTGAACATCGACAGGAAGGCGGGCACGCGTTCGGCGAACAACTCCCGCCAAGTGAAGGCAAAGATGTCGCCAGCATACCGTCTGGCCGTCACGATTTCCCAGAGTTCGCGCAGGTTGGTTGCCTTGGATTCCAGATAGGGTGCGTGCTGGTAGGTTCTGAGAACAATGAAGCCGTACTGAGCCACACCGAGGAAGATCATCGCGGCGCACGGCCGCAGCATGCGTGGTCGCAAGCACGTTCTGGCGTCGTTCAGCAGCGCGAAGGCGACAAACGCCGGCACGGCGAAGGCCACAGTGAGGTGATTGCCGAACGCCAGCGAGGCGAATGCCACCGCCCACAGCAGCCAGCCAGATCGTTGGGTCTGCCTCCACTTGAGCAGCGCGGCGATGGTGGCGGCTGTCAGGAATCCGGCCAGCGCGTAGACCTCGGCCAGAGCAGCCTTCGACCAGAACAGGCGGCCGAAGCCGAGTCCGAGCGCGGCGGCCACGGCGGCCGCTCTGGCGCCACCGAGGCTTCTGACGCTGATGTACGTGGCGCCGGCAGCCAGTGCGCCACACACGGCGGACATCAGGTTGATGCGATACGCCAAGGTGCCAAATGGCAGGACCGAGAACAGCCATGACACCACGACGTAGAGCGGATAACCCGGTGGATGGGCGGTGCCCAGGACATGCCCGAGGTACCGGAACTTCGCGGCATCGCCCCCACCACCCAGCCCCGGGTACATCGTGACGAGGTAGGTCGCCAGCGTGAGCAGCACGACGGCGGCGCCCGTGAGCCACTCGGTCCACCGGATCCCAGTCGGCAAAGCCATGACCGTCCTGCGAAAAGACATAATTGCCAGCCGCTGCCATCAACTCACAATTGAATCGTCGCGTCAATCCACGCTGGACCATCGCCGTACTGCGCGATTGTCGGTCTCACCGTGCGGGCGGAGCGCTGCAGAAGGTCGCCCGCCAGGGGTCGTCGCGGTCGACGCGCGCTTGTGCAATCACGCTCCGTGGCCGTCCGCCCAGATCGAGCGTGATCGACGCGAAGTCGCCGCCGTCATTCACCTGCACCTCAATCCTCGACACCACTTCAACGAGCCCCACCCAGTTCTTGGCCCGGATGCCGTCATCGGCCACTCGCGACCCTAGCGCGCGGACATCGCCAGGTACGTTCATCCTGAACGTCTCGCTGGTCATCCGAGGGTGCCCCGACCCTCCGGTCGAGACTATCCGCGGCGGCAGTGGTTCATCCGTCCCAACATACACCGAGAGCCGCGAGTCGAAGGGCCGCACATTGTCGACGCGCATGGTCACCCGGCCGGTCGTCGCCGACGCCGACACATCGGTCCACCCGGTATTGCCAATCGCCTCACACCGGGCCGCGAATGTCGCACGATACACGGGCCGCTGCCTGGTGTTGAGCGGTACGCGAAGGTTTCTTGATGGATCGATCGAGGCCGCATCGACCAGGAGACCATCTGACCTGAACACCGCGACGACCAGGCCAGCGTCAACGCGCACCACTTCGCGGTCGCCGAGCGTGAACGAGGCTCCGGATCCCGCGGCCACGAGCCTGAACGACGCTCCGCTGGTGACACCGGTCTCCCCTATCCTCAGGCCGGATGGCGCTGCCATATCGACCACGTCAGTTCCGCGCACAACCAGCGCGCCCGCGGTCGCGCCGCGGACCCCCACGACTCCAAAGGCTCCGCTGGTGGGCCCGGCGGACGTGAGTGTCGCGCCGATATGACCAAACAGGCGTGCCGACTCAATGGGCAGCGATCGCAATGTGCCAGGCGTGCCGCCGATGGCCACGATCCAGCCGGGCTTCAGCCCGCGAAGATAATCCTCGAGCGAAGGCCCCAGCAGCGGTACCTTTTCAAACGCGAATCCGAACCGTTGAAGCAGAGCCCGGCCACCGGAGAAGGCGAACACCGAATAGCCCCGGTCACTGAAACTCAACAGCGACTGTGGGTCTGCACGGCTGTGCTGGATATCGCGATCCTGCTGTGCGCGCTCTCCCAGCAACTTGTAGAGCACCGCCATATCGGTCGGATAATCCTCGGCCACGACGACCGCGCGTGCGGGCAGCATCTCGAACAGCGCCGCATAGTACGCGCTCTTTCCTGTCGCCCGGCGATGATCGTTGCGCGCAAAGTTTGTCCACAGTTGCGATGCCGGAATCGCGAGCGCGCATCCGACGATCACCACGGGCCCAAACCGCGGCCAACGCGAGCCGGCGACACGACGTGCCCGATCGAGCCCGACACCCACCGCCGGCCAGAGCATGACGAATACCGGGAGCAGGAATCCTTCGATGTCGGCATCGATATTAAGGGTGAGACACGTCACGCCGAGTGCACCGACCCCAAGCAGCAACAGCTCCCGCCTCTGCCGACGAGCGAGCGCGACGACCCCAACGACAAGCCACGCGGCCGACATCACGCCCAGTTCGCGCCAGATCAGTCCGGCCACCTCGGGCACGCGGACGGTCAGGATCTGCCACCACCCCATCTGGAACATGGCGCCCGCATAGTGTCGGGCGGTCACGACGTCCCACAACTCCCGGAGGTTCGTGGCCCTGGCTTCGAGGTAGGGCGCGTGCATGAGCGTCCGCAGGATGATGAATCCGTACTGTGCGAAACCGAGCGCCACGATGACGGCAACGGCCATCAACACGCGACCTCGCAGGCACGCGCGCCAGTCGGACACCAGCGCGTAGAGTACGAAGGCCGGAATGGCCGCGACAACGGTCAGGTGATTGCCAAAGGCCAGCGATGTCAAGGCGACCGATCCAAGCAGCAGGCTGGCACGTCCCGTTCGGCGCCACCAGAGTAACGATGCGACCGCAGCAGCCACCAGGCACCCGCCGAGCGAGTAGACTTCGGCCAACTCCGCTTTTGCCCAGAAGGTCTGCCCGAAGCCCAGGCCCAGGGCGGCGGCAACCGCCGCCGTCCTGCCGCATCCGAGCGCACGGGCCGACGCGTAGGCCGCCACCACGCCCAGCGCCGCAAAGCAGGCAGACATCAGATTGATGCGGTACGCCAGGGTTCCGAGTGGCAGGTACGAGAACAGGTGGGAGATGAGCACGTAGGCGGGATAACCGGGCGGGTGCGCCGTGCCGAGCACACGCCCTAGAAACGCGAACTTCGCCGAATCGCCGTCGCCGTCGCCGAGCCCCGGATAGAGCGTCAGCACGTAGATGGCGAAGACGAGCAACCCGGCCAGTAACGCAAGCAGGATGTTGGCGGCGCGCCCTGCACCGGGCTCCCGCCGCACGTTGAGCCATGAGGACAACAACACGGTAGACACGCATTTAGCCACGATTTCGCGCGGGGCGTCAACGCATCGACGGCGCGTGTCCACGAAGCGTTGGCGTGGTTGGCGGATAGACACGCCTCCGGGTTGACACGTTTCCAGATGCCCGACCACAATACGTGCATGGCTGTACAGAGGATTGCGAAGGAAGAACTCAAACAGAAGATCGAGGCGGCCGACGAGTCGGCCCGGCCCGTGCTGGTCGACGCCCGCCTGAAGTACCCGTTCGAGCACAGCACGGTGAAACTGCCGGGCGCGGTGCGGTTTGCCCCGTCGGGCGACCAGCCGCCCGCGCTGCCGAAGAATCGTGATCTCGTCGTGTACGATTCCGACCCTGACGAGATCACCGCCGTCAACGT
Encoded here:
- the pcaF gene encoding 3-oxoadipyl-CoA thiolase; the encoded protein is MPHAFICDAVRTPIGSYGGSLAQVRTDDLAAIPIRALIQRHPGLDIARIDDVILGCANQAGEDNRNVARMALLLAGLPVSVAGATVNRLCGSGMDAIAVAARAIVAGEQDLLVAGGVESMSRAPFAMPKATTPFSRKAEIFDTTIGWRFVNELMHKQYGTDSMPETAENVAEEFRISREDQDRFAAWSQAKTAAAQEKGLFADEITPVVIPRSKQDPLTVDRDEHPRPGTTIDKLSKLPALFRKNGTVTAGNSSGINDGACAVLVASEAAARADGLTPRARVVGTATVGVPPRIMGIGPVPATRALLARTGLTLDQMDVIEFNEAFAAQALAVTRELGLADDDARVNPNGGAIALGHPLGMSGARLVTTALYQLHRTRGRYALCSMCIGVGQGIAMILERV
- a CDS encoding UDP-N-acetylglucosamine 1-carboxyvinyltransferase produces the protein MSTLLVEGGHRLEGRVAVEGNKNAALPLLAACLLTDQECVLTNMPRIRDVEVMAALLVDLGAEVDGIGTSTLRVRCPQVVTDEPDAMLVGRLRGSVLLLGPLLARCGSARLADPGGDFPTRRTLSTHLQALTAMGARLVDAPGHVLETPDGLRPVSLYLEEASVTGTETALLAAAAAPGRTQLRHAACEPHVAELCRFLQQLGVGVEGAGTSTISVEGGMRLGGATHQLSGDYLEAGSWAVVTAVTGGAAEITGARPEDLEPVTSVLERMQVRCRLDSDGLHVLPSTPVGLGRLATGLWPGFPSDFVSLLAVLATQARGRTLIHDWMYELRLFALEQLSGMGADFFLCDPHRIIITGPTRLRGRQLDGRDLRSGMALIAAALAADGHSRVRPLETVERGYSSVVDHLLALGAKVERVPE
- the murB gene encoding UDP-N-acetylmuramate dehydrogenase, with amino-acid sequence MSLDRLRAAFGADRIGASVPLAPLTSFGIGGPADALFDAQTTDELVLAVTIAREDGIPVTLLGGGTNVLVADRGVGGLVIRPKATRVASVGDGLVCADAGVTINGLVRWTITRGLGGLEAWAGTPGTIGGAIHGNAHYGGHLISEWVSAVSLLRRDGSVADVPATEMAFGYDTSRLQKTGEILLRAVVRVVPGCDSAGLRAVARQSLVHRKQTQPLHMRSAGCAFQNPDPARDRLPAGLPWSAGALIDQAGLKGRTVGGACVSPVHANFIVNQGGATAADVRRLVETCRREVFARFGVQLRDEIVYLGEF
- a CDS encoding DUF2723 domain-containing protein, which codes for MALPTGIRWTEWLTGAAVVLLTLATYLVTMYPGLGGGGDAAKFRYLGHVLGTAHPPGYPLYVVVSWLFSVLPFGTLAYRINLMSAVCGALAAGATYISVRSLGGARAAAVAAALGLGFGRLFWSKAALAEVYALAGFLTAATIAALLKWRQTQRSGWLLWAVAFASLAFGNHLTVAFAVPAFVAFALLNDARTCLRPRMLRPCAAMIFLGVAQYGFIVLRTYQHAPYLESKATNLRELWEIVTARRYAGDIFAFTWRELFAERVPAFLSMFRQELTVVGAVLLAVGVVWLFRTRWRELSLFVLGLLGISLITLNVSADSEGFILPAFAFAWPIVGVGLHALFQLADRTKLRRVATGLLLALAVAIPSWQVAANFTVNNHSRRVFEDIYFGSLFEILPPKAVIPAEEYAIDQVVFYELLGAEAARGRDIRHVGLDVEQVRSYIDRGYSLFAFSTAKTQLEGHGLVFEPVHLLGQPLSGYLETVRPGWVVAVAGTPGTVASLPPSVLRSMKRIGATGAAGVAAGTAIGVIGVSGGPAGSAVMLAPGATGIMVQANTRIGQTDTVAAVDLRVSAGDDGAVVSLGGRDVVRAASGIVIAVLTAGGRLVDASSIDMANGLRVPIDMRQLPLYRMTFAGRCEDVGNTGWKDVSLPLGSGATIARIDNYRAFDASMVIYAASEDAFSPAVTSTAGTGQPRVVTDVYDTADRAQAAALTRRFAEDGIGADMWRRPERRVVRISIAVNDGGDYSTTTLNLGRKLLFGLARATVDLNNPRRATLCSVPPPG
- a CDS encoding DUF2723 domain-containing protein, with the protein product MSTVLLSSWLNVRREPGAGRAANILLALLAGLLVFAIYVLTLYPGLGDGDGDSAKFAFLGRVLGTAHPPGYPAYVLISHLFSYLPLGTLAYRINLMSACFAALGVVAAYASARALGCGRTAAVAAALGLGFGQTFWAKAELAEVYSLGGCLVAAAVASLLWWRRTGRASLLLGSVALTSLAFGNHLTVVAAIPAFVLYALVSDWRACLRGRVLMAVAVIVALGFAQYGFIILRTLMHAPYLEARATNLRELWDVVTARHYAGAMFQMGWWQILTVRVPEVAGLIWRELGVMSAAWLVVGVVALARRQRRELLLLGVGALGVTCLTLNIDADIEGFLLPVFVMLWPAVGVGLDRARRVAGSRWPRFGPVVIVGCALAIPASQLWTNFARNDHRRATGKSAYYAALFEMLPARAVVVAEDYPTDMAVLYKLLGERAQQDRDIQHSRADPQSLLSFSDRGYSVFAFSGGRALLQRFGFAFEKVPLLGPSLEDYLRGLKPGWIVAIGGTPGTLRSLPIESARLFGHIGATLTSAGPTSGAFGVVGVRGATAGALVVRGTDVVDMAAPSGLRIGETGVTSGASFRLVAAGSGASFTLGDREVVRVDAGLVVAVFRSDGLLVDAASIDPSRNLRVPLNTRQRPVYRATFAARCEAIGNTGWTDVSASATTGRVTMRVDNVRPFDSRLSVYVGTDEPLPPRIVSTGGSGHPRMTSETFRMNVPGDVRALGSRVADDGIRAKNWVGLVEVVSRIEVQVNDGGDFASITLDLGGRPRSVIAQARVDRDDPWRATFCSAPPAR
- a CDS encoding rhodanese-like domain-containing protein, whose amino-acid sequence is MAVQRIAKEELKQKIEAADESARPVLVDARLKYPFEHSTVKLPGAVRFAPSGDQPPALPKNRDLVVYDSDPDEITAVNVAAGLLKAGHRVSVLKGGLAEWAAANLPTEPKEAIRPAPAPAPAPPPAAAAKS